Proteins from a genomic interval of Sugiyamaella lignohabitans strain CBS 10342 chromosome C, complete sequence:
- the PDC1 gene encoding indolepyruvate decarboxylase 1 (Major of three pyruvate decarboxylase isozymes; key enzyme in alcoholic fermentation; decarboxylates pyruvate to acetaldehyde; involved in amino acid catabolism; subject to glucose-, ethanol-, and autoregulation; activated by phosphorylation in response to glucose levels; N-terminally propionylated in vivo; GO_component: GO:0005737 - cytoplasm [Evidence IEA,IEA]; GO_component: GO:0005737 - cytoplasm [Evidence IDA] [PMID 14562095]; GO_component: GO:0005829 - cytosol [Evidence IDA] [PMID 2665820]; GO_component: GO:0005634 - nucleus [Evidence IEA,IEA]; GO_component: GO:0005634 - nucleus [Evidence IDA] [PMID 14562095]; GO_component: GO:0005634 - nucleus [Evidence IDA] [PMID 16850348]; GO_function: GO:0047433 - branched-chain-2-oxoacid decarboxylase activity [Evidence IMP] [PMID 9546164]; GO_function: GO:0016831 - carboxy-lyase activity [Evidence IEA]; GO_function: GO:0003824 - catalytic activity [Evidence IEA,IEA]; GO_function: GO:0016829 - lyase activity [Evidence IEA]; GO_function: GO:0000287 - magnesium ion binding [Evidence IEA]; GO_function: GO:0046872 - metal ion binding [Evidence IEA]; GO_function: GO:0004737 - pyruvate decarboxylase activity [Evidence IEA]; GO_function: GO:0004737 - pyruvate decarboxylase activity [Evidence IDA] [PMID 23423327]; GO_function: GO:0004737 - pyruvate decarboxylase activity [Evidence IDA] [PMID 2404950]; GO_function: GO:0030976 - thiamine pyrophosphate binding [Evidence IEA]; GO_process: GO:0006559 - L-phenylalanine catabolic process [Evidence IEA]; GO_process: GO:0006559 - L-phenylalanine catabolic process [Evidence IGI] [PMID 12499363]; GO_process: GO:0000955 - amino acid catabolic process via Ehrlich pathway [Evidence IEA]; GO_process: GO:0000949 - aromatic amino acid family catabolic process to alcohol via Ehrlich pathway [Evidence IGI] [PMID 12499363]; GO_process: GO:0009083 - branched-chain amino acid catabolic process [Evidence IEA]; GO_process: GO:0019655 - glucose catabolic process to ethanol [Evidence IDA] [PMID 2404950]; GO_process: GO:0008152 - metabolic process [Evidence IEA]; GO_process: GO:0006090 - pyruvate metabolic process [Evidence IDA] [PMID 2404950]; GO_process: GO:0006569 - tryptophan catabolic process [Evidence IEA]; GO_process: GO:0006569 - tryptophan catabolic process [Evidence IGI] [PMID 12499363]) produces MAQLHCQLTQLTQLTILTKRQVFGVPGDFNLALLDHIYEVEGIRWAGNTNELNAGYAADGYSRIKRLAALVTTFGVGELSALAAVAGSYAEHVGLLHVVGVPSMSAQNKHLLLHHTLGNGDFTVFKSMSGRITEHASVITDITTAAEQIDKAIRTAYIYQRPVYLAIPANLSDVKLDADLLRQPINLELEPNPPEAEAEVIEVVAEMVLKADHPILLIDACASRHNVMKEVAEIARVTQFPVFTTPMGKGSFDEHDPRFGGVYVGSLTLPEVAKVVEHADLILSFGALLSDFNTGSFSYHYDTKNIVEFHSDSTKIRSATYPEVKMQLILDKVAKRLSALPQKKLCEVPPYPPLIKATPESPLKQEWLWTRLTSWLRKGDIIVSETGTSNFGIIQTKFPQGAVGISQVLWGSIGYSVGALVGATMAASEVDPSRRVILFVGDGSLQLTVTEISTLVRWGLKPYIFILNNDGYTIERLIRGEKATYNDVHMWKYSKLLDLFNAKDHDALQVSTTGELDDLFNDAKFASPTKIRTIELFLPQMDAPTNLIKQAKITAATNSE; encoded by the coding sequence ATGGCTCAATTGCATTGTCAATTGACCCAATTGACCCAATTGACCATACTAACGAAACGGCAGGTTTTTGGTGTTCCCGGTGACTTCAATTTGGCTCTTTTGGATCATATTTACGAGGTCGAGGGAATTCGATGGGCTGGAAACACCAACGAGTTGAACGCTGGTTATGCCGCTGACGGTTACTCGCGTATTAAGCGATTGGCTGCTTTGGTCACTACTTTTGGTGTCGGTGAATTGTCTGctttggcagcagtggcCGGTTCGTATGCTGAACACGTCGGTTTGCTTCACGTTGTAGGTGTCCCCTCGATGTCGGCTCAGAATAAGCATTTGCTGCTTCACCACACTTTGGGTAACGGTGATTTCACTGTTTTCAAGAGCATGTCGGGTAGAATCACCGAGCATGCTAGTGTCATTACTGATATCACTACTGCCGCTGAACAGATCGATAAGGCCATTCGTACCGCATATATCTACCAACGTCCAGTGTATTTGGCCATTCCCGCCAATTTGTCGGATGTCAAGTTAGACGCCGATCTGCTACGCCAGCCCATCaatttggaattggaacCCAATCCTCCAGAGGCCGAGGCTGAGGTCATTGAGGTTGTTGCCGAGATGGTCTTGAAGGCCGATCATCCCATTCTTCTCATTGATGCTTGTGCTTCTAGACACAATGTCATGAAAGAGGTTGCCGAGATTGCTAGAGTCACTCAATTCCCTGTGTTCACTACTCCTATGGGTAAAGGATCGTTTGACGAGCATGATCCTAGATTCGGCGGTGTGTATGTTGGATCATTGACGCTTCCCGAGGTTGCTAAGGTTGTTGAACACGCCGATTTGATTCTGTCTTTTGGTGCATTGTTGTCTGATTTCAACACTGGTTCGTTCAGTTACCACTATGACACAAAGAACATTGTGGAATTCCACTCTGATAGCACCAAGATCCGCAGTGCCACATATCCCGAGGTCAAGATGCAACTTATCCTGGACAAGGTGGCCAAGAGACTTTCAGCGTTGCCTCAAAAGAAACTTTGCGAGGTTCCTCCTTATCCACCTCTTATTAAAGCCACACCCGAGTCTCCTTTGAAGCAAGAGTGGTTGTGGACAAGACTGACGTCGTGGTTGCGCAAGGGCGATATCATTGTCAGTGAGACCGGTACCTCGAACTTCGGTATCATTCAAACCAAGTTCCCCCAGGGTGCAGTTGGTATTTCGCAAGTTTTGTGGGGATCCATTGGTTATTCAGTCGGAGCACTTGTTGGAGCAACCATGGCTGCCAGCGAGGTCGATCCTTCTCGCCGAGTCATTTTGTTTGTAGGAGATGGTTCGTTGCAACTGACTGTGACTGAGATCTCCACACTTGTCAGATGGGGACTCAAGCCATATATCTTCATTCTCAACAACGACGGATACACCATTGAGAGACTGATCCGCGGCGAGAAAGCTACCTATAACGATGTTCACATGTGGAAGTACAGCAAGCTCCTCGACCTGTTCAACGCTAAAGACCACGATGCCCTGCAAGTATCAACTACCGGCGAGCTCGACGACCTGTTCAACGACGCCAAATTCGCCTCACCCACAAAGATCAGAACCATCGAGCTGTTCCTGCCACAAATGGACGCGCCCACCAACCTCATCAA